The Acidobacteriota bacterium genomic interval CCGTTCCCCGCCGACATGATCCGCAAGTTTGTCGGCGGTCTCCGGCGAGTTCTCGTGCTCGAAGAGGGGTATCCGTATCTGGAGCGGGCGCTGCGCGGCGTCCTCCCGCCGAATGTCGACATCGAGGGCCGCGAATCCGGGCATGTGCCGCCGGACGGCGAACTGAATCCGGATATCGTGCGCGCGTCGCTCGGCCTCAAGTCCCGGCCGGGGCTTACGATCGAAGGGCTGACGCTGCCGCCCCGGCCTCCGCAGTTGTGCGCGGGCTGTCCGCACGGCGACAGTTTTCACGCCGTGACGGCCGCGCTGGCCGGGTTCCCCGATGCGGTCGTGACCTCGGACATCGGGTGCTACACCCTCGGGGCGCTGCCGCCCTATAACGCCATTCAGTCGTGTGTCTGCATGGGCGCATCGGTCGGGATGGCCAAGGGCGCCGCCGAAGCGGGGCTGCATCCCGTGGTCGCGGTCATTGGCGACAGCACGTTCCTCCACTCTGGCGTGACGCCGCTGCTCGACGCGATTACCGAAGATACGCCGATGACGCTGCTCATCCTCGACAACAAGACCGTCGGGATGACGGGTGGCCAGCCGACGATCCGGCCGTCGTCCCAGCTGGAGGATCTGGTCCGAGGACTGGGCGTTCCGGCCGATCATCTGCACGTGCTCGATGCGCATCCGCGCCACGACGCCCACAACACGGCGGTGCTGCGACGCGAGGTCGAGCACCGCGGGCTGTCCGTGATCATCGCCGTGCGCGAATGCCTCGAAACGATCAAGCGCGGGAAGCAGGAGCAGGTGGCCGCACGTGCGTAGCCGCTCGAGCGGGTTGAGGCTCTGAGGGCGCCATCATGAAGTTCGACATCATCCTTGCGGGCGTCGGCGGACAGGGTGTGCTGTCGGTTTCGGCGATTATTGCGTCGAGCGCCATGCACGAGGGATTGTCGGTGAAGCAGTCCGAGGTGCATGGCATGTCGCAGCGCGGCGGCGAAGTCCAGGCCAACCTGCGGCTCTCCGACAAGCCGATCGCGAGCGACCTGATTCCGCGGGGCACCGCATCGCTCGTACTCAGCATGGAGCCGCTCGAGAGCCTCCGGTACCTGCCCTATCTGTCACCGACGGGCACGGTGCTGACCTCGACCGATGCG includes:
- a CDS encoding thiamine pyrophosphate-dependent enzyme → MSETVLLGDEAVALGAVHAGLTAAYAYPGTPSTEITEYLIRYRRKHGTPIAQWCANEKTAYEEALGVSFAGRRALVSMKHVGLNVAADPFMNSALITINGGLVLAVADDPGMHSSQNEQDSRLFADFARVICLEPSSHQQAYDMTREAFDLSERFQIPIMIRLVTRLAHSRGNVTTAEPRPENPVAKSATPASWILLPANARRQWRALLERQPEMRRYTASCPHNTVTGADSPAPFGVITTGLARNYYIENIEDLGVAPPHLHVGAYPFPADMIRKFVGGLRRVLVLEEGYPYLERALRGVLPPNVDIEGRESGHVPPDGELNPDIVRASLGLKSRPGLTIEGLTLPPRPPQLCAGCPHGDSFHAVTAALAGFPDAVVTSDIGCYTLGALPPYNAIQSCVCMGASVGMAKGAAEAGLHPVVAVIGDSTFLHSGVTPLLDAITEDTPMTLLILDNKTVGMTGGQPTIRPSSQLEDLVRGLGVPADHLHVLDAHPRHDAHNTAVLRREVEHRGLSVIIAVRECLETIKRGKQEQVAARA
- a CDS encoding indolepyruvate oxidoreductase subunit beta, producing MKFDIILAGVGGQGVLSVSAIIASSAMHEGLSVKQSEVHGMSQRGGEVQANLRLSDKPIASDLIPRGTASLVLSMEPLESLRYLPYLSPTGTVLTSTDAVANFANYPDLEGLLARIRTLPRAILIDAERLARQAGSARATNMVMIGAASSLLPVTLETIEHFVGTLFAAKGARVVETNLKALAAGREAAVGR